From Cecembia calidifontis, one genomic window encodes:
- the glgX gene encoding glycogen debranching protein GlgX, giving the protein MTSSSNHYKVSIGQSFPIGATKMDGGINFVIYSKHATAVDLLLFDQVDDLVPSQVIKLDKTKNKTYHYWHVFVEGISTGQLYGYRIYGPYLPDKGHRFDPSKVILDPYGKSVAIPKNYDRKALSKFGNDQAPSMKSVIVDLDLYDWEGDLHPKTPFSQTIIYELHVGGFTKNPNSGVDPVKRGTFLGLIDKIPYLKELGITAVELLPVFQFDVQDAPEGLTNYWGYSPVSFFSLHQGYSSDPDNPLQVLDDFRDMVKAFHKAGIEVILDVVFNHTAENKENGPTYSFRGIDNSVYYLLNGDKSQYKDYSGTGNTLNANQSIVRRLILSSLHFWVRDMHIDGFRFDLASILSRDEYGNPVENPPILWDIESDPVFAGTKLIAEAWDAAGLYQVGTFIGDSWKEWNGKFRDDIRGFLNGQKGKVSEFVTRLIGSPDLYQKKDSIPEQSINFVTCHDGFTLNDLVSYNEKHNEANGEKNRDGHNENFSWNFGIEGPTDNPKILALRRRQMKNFHVVNLLSMGAPMILMGDEVCRTQMGNNNAYCQDNEIAWFDWSLVEKNQDMLRFVKMLIQTRLRRGTAHPEFNMSLKDLLNQPLITWHGAKLNQPDWSYNSHSIAVTVISLNREMALHYIFNAYHQDIEFELPTTIGKYKAKWRIWIDTAQDYPNDICSWNEAKPIKNGKYLAEAHSTVILLTHLGSVRK; this is encoded by the coding sequence ATGACCTCTTCCTCAAATCATTATAAAGTCAGTATCGGACAAAGTTTTCCCATTGGTGCCACCAAAATGGATGGCGGGATCAACTTTGTAATTTATTCCAAACATGCCACAGCAGTAGACTTATTGCTTTTTGACCAGGTTGATGATTTAGTTCCCTCGCAAGTGATCAAACTGGATAAAACAAAAAATAAAACTTACCATTATTGGCACGTTTTTGTAGAAGGGATCAGCACCGGACAATTGTATGGATATAGAATTTATGGCCCCTACCTTCCTGATAAAGGTCATCGATTTGATCCTTCTAAAGTAATTTTAGACCCTTACGGCAAATCTGTTGCGATTCCCAAAAATTACGACCGGAAAGCCCTTTCAAAATTTGGGAATGACCAAGCCCCCAGTATGAAAAGTGTCATTGTAGACCTGGATTTGTACGACTGGGAAGGGGATCTTCATCCAAAAACACCTTTTTCCCAGACCATTATCTACGAACTCCATGTGGGTGGATTTACTAAAAACCCGAATTCCGGGGTAGATCCTGTAAAAAGAGGGACTTTCCTGGGTTTGATTGATAAGATACCCTATTTAAAAGAATTGGGGATCACAGCAGTGGAATTATTGCCGGTTTTTCAGTTTGATGTTCAGGATGCTCCTGAAGGACTGACGAATTATTGGGGTTACAGCCCTGTTTCTTTCTTTTCTTTGCACCAAGGCTACAGTTCTGATCCGGACAACCCCCTTCAGGTTTTGGATGATTTCAGGGACATGGTCAAAGCTTTTCACAAAGCGGGAATTGAGGTGATACTGGATGTAGTGTTCAATCATACCGCCGAAAACAAAGAAAATGGCCCCACTTATTCCTTTAGGGGAATTGACAACAGCGTCTATTACCTGCTCAATGGTGACAAATCACAATACAAGGATTATTCAGGTACAGGAAATACACTAAATGCCAATCAATCCATTGTCAGAAGGTTGATACTTTCCAGTCTTCATTTTTGGGTCAGGGACATGCATATTGATGGTTTCAGGTTTGACCTGGCATCCATCTTGTCCAGAGATGAATATGGCAACCCGGTAGAAAACCCTCCTATTTTATGGGACATTGAATCGGATCCGGTATTTGCCGGCACCAAGTTAATTGCAGAAGCCTGGGATGCAGCCGGCCTTTATCAGGTTGGAACCTTTATCGGGGACAGTTGGAAAGAATGGAATGGAAAATTCCGGGATGACATCAGGGGTTTTTTAAATGGCCAAAAAGGAAAAGTAAGTGAATTTGTAACCCGACTTATAGGTAGTCCAGACCTTTATCAAAAAAAAGACAGCATCCCTGAACAAAGTATCAATTTCGTAACCTGTCATGACGGTTTTACATTAAATGATCTGGTTTCCTACAATGAAAAACATAATGAAGCCAATGGGGAGAAAAATAGGGATGGACACAATGAAAACTTCAGCTGGAATTTCGGAATCGAAGGACCCACAGACAATCCTAAAATCCTTGCCCTGCGCAGACGGCAGATGAAAAATTTCCATGTAGTCAACTTGCTTTCCATGGGGGCTCCCATGATTCTCATGGGGGATGAAGTATGTCGAACCCAAATGGGAAACAATAATGCCTATTGTCAGGATAATGAAATCGCCTGGTTTGATTGGAGTCTTGTAGAAAAGAATCAAGACATGCTCCGCTTTGTAAAAATGCTTATCCAAACCCGTCTGAGGAGAGGAACTGCCCATCCTGAGTTCAATATGAGCCTCAAAGACCTCCTTAACCAGCCCCTAATCACTTGGCATGGTGCCAAACTCAATCAACCTGACTGGTCTTACAACTCCCACAGCATAGCCGTAACGGTCATTTCGCTCAATAGGGAAATGGCCTTACACTACATCTTCAATGCCTACCATCAGGATATTGAATTTGAACTTCCAACGACGATTGGTAAATACAAAGCAAAATGGAGAATCTGGATAGATACGGCTCAGGATTATCCTAATGACATTTGCTCCTGGAATGAAGCCAAACCCATCAAAAATGGAAAATACCTTGCCGAAGCCCATTCCACAGTCATCTTATTGACACATTTGGGAAGCGTCAGAAAGTAA
- a CDS encoding glutathione peroxidase, producing MKKILFALAIISIACTSGVQKPNPEKISTLEQLLMEKSFYDFKMKDINGEEVDFSQFKGKKLLLVNVASKCGYTPQYADLQKLHEMHGDKVLIIGFPANNFGGQEPGTNEEIKQFCSENYGVTFRMMDKISVKGADKHPLYRWLSDKDLNGWNDKEPSWNFCKYFINEKGELVKFFPSSVKPTDKEIIELVTA from the coding sequence ATGAAAAAAATCTTATTTGCTTTAGCCATCATTTCGATAGCTTGCACTTCCGGTGTTCAAAAGCCTAATCCTGAAAAAATCTCAACTCTAGAGCAGTTGCTTATGGAAAAATCCTTTTACGATTTCAAAATGAAGGATATCAACGGGGAAGAAGTTGACTTTTCCCAGTTCAAAGGAAAGAAATTACTTTTGGTGAATGTAGCCTCCAAATGCGGGTATACACCTCAATACGCCGATCTTCAAAAACTCCATGAAATGCATGGGGACAAAGTGCTCATCATCGGTTTCCCCGCAAATAATTTTGGAGGTCAGGAGCCGGGTACCAATGAAGAAATTAAGCAGTTTTGTTCCGAAAATTATGGGGTTACTTTCCGGATGATGGATAAAATCTCCGTTAAAGGAGCAGACAAACATCCATTGTACAGATGGCTTTCTGACAAAGACCTCAATGGATGGAATGACAAGGAACCCAGTTGGAATTTTTGCAAGTATTTCATCAACGAAAAAGGTGAATTGGTGAAATTCTTTCCTTCATCCGTAAAACCAACAGACAAAGAAATCATTGAGTTGGTTACTGCTTAA
- a CDS encoding methionine aminotransferase, translating into MISSKLPDIGTTIFTVMSKLALDHNAINLSQGYPGFDTYLYLKDLVDEYMQQGYNQYAPMSGVPQLKRRIASKVLNIHDVEFDPEEEVTVVSGATEAIYAAVTATVRQGDEVIILEPAYDSYAPAVRLNGGIPVYVPLNIPDFSVDWQKVRDAITVKTRLIMVNTPHNPCGYVWTQEDLNQLAEITRDREIYFVSDEVYEHIVFDGRKHLPLLSHPELREKTFSCGSFGKTFHITGWKIGYCLAPRPLSIEFRKIHQFLTFSTSTPMQYALAEFLEDPSRYLFLNQFYQDKRDLFCEGLEQTPFKFTPSQGSFFQVVSYAHLSNEGDFDLAIRMTKEIGVASIPVSVFYHDKKDHKLLRFCFAKEDDVLEQALEKLQKFTF; encoded by the coding sequence ATGATTAGCTCCAAATTACCGGATATTGGGACCACCATTTTTACTGTGATGTCCAAATTGGCTTTGGACCACAATGCGATCAATCTCTCTCAGGGCTACCCAGGCTTTGACACCTATCTTTATCTGAAAGATCTGGTAGATGAGTATATGCAGCAGGGATACAATCAATATGCGCCAATGAGCGGAGTTCCCCAACTCAAAAGAAGGATTGCGTCAAAAGTTTTGAACATCCATGATGTGGAGTTTGATCCGGAAGAGGAGGTAACGGTAGTTTCTGGAGCCACTGAGGCAATTTATGCAGCGGTAACTGCGACTGTACGCCAGGGAGATGAGGTAATTATTCTGGAGCCTGCCTACGATAGTTATGCACCTGCAGTAAGACTCAATGGGGGGATTCCTGTATATGTTCCATTAAATATCCCTGATTTTTCAGTGGATTGGCAGAAGGTCAGGGATGCCATCACAGTAAAGACAAGATTGATTATGGTCAATACTCCCCATAATCCCTGTGGATATGTATGGACGCAGGAAGATTTAAACCAACTTGCTGAAATTACCAGGGATAGGGAGATTTACTTTGTCAGTGATGAGGTTTACGAACATATAGTCTTCGATGGAAGAAAACACTTGCCTTTATTATCCCATCCCGAATTAAGGGAAAAGACATTTTCCTGTGGTTCTTTTGGGAAAACTTTTCATATTACCGGCTGGAAAATCGGTTATTGCCTTGCACCAAGACCACTAAGCATTGAATTTAGAAAAATTCATCAATTTTTGACTTTCAGTACCAGTACGCCCATGCAATATGCATTGGCGGAATTTTTGGAAGATCCTAGCAGGTACCTGTTTCTCAATCAGTTTTATCAGGACAAACGAGACTTGTTTTGTGAAGGGCTTGAGCAGACTCCATTTAAGTTTACACCTTCCCAAGGAAGTTTTTTCCAGGTTGTATCCTATGCACACCTTTCAAATGAAGGGGATTTTGACCTGGCAATTCGGATGACCAAAGAAATTGGAGTCGCCAGCATTCCGGTATCAGTTTTTTACCATGATAAAAAAGACCACAAGTTGCTGCGGTTTTGTTTTGCCAAGGAGGACGATGTGCTGGAGCAGGCATTAGAAAAACTTCAAAAATTTACTTTCTGA
- a CDS encoding universal stress protein gives MKTILVPYDFSEEAGYAFEFAKGLAKKTHNKLKLFHVIELPTPQSFNSYGEVGAFSSEGTQIFMIELIEKRKRQMAEFEAELKDEGFKFETKMVFGNPFAGIAKEIAEIKADIVVMGSKGSSGLEEVLIGSNTEKVVRNASCPVITIKSPITPEEIKKVVFASDFNDVPSDVVKRLKTTIETIGAELHLVKINTPSMFESTRTSMGKMEDFVDDFEINAASMVVYNSSTEEDGILEYAEDIDADMIAMATHGRTGFLHLLSGSIAEDVVNAAKRPVWTMKSKK, from the coding sequence ATGAAGACAATTCTCGTACCCTACGATTTTTCAGAAGAAGCAGGCTATGCATTCGAATTTGCTAAAGGGCTGGCTAAAAAAACCCACAATAAACTTAAACTTTTCCATGTGATTGAATTACCCACCCCTCAAAGTTTCAATTCTTATGGGGAAGTTGGTGCTTTTAGCAGCGAAGGCACCCAGATTTTCATGATCGAACTCATTGAAAAAAGAAAAAGACAAATGGCAGAATTTGAAGCCGAGCTAAAAGACGAAGGCTTCAAATTTGAAACCAAAATGGTTTTCGGTAATCCTTTTGCAGGAATTGCTAAAGAAATCGCCGAAATAAAAGCAGATATCGTGGTAATGGGCAGCAAAGGATCTTCAGGACTGGAAGAGGTCCTAATAGGTAGCAATACAGAGAAAGTGGTTAGAAATGCATCATGTCCGGTAATCACCATTAAAAGTCCAATTACACCCGAAGAAATAAAAAAGGTGGTTTTTGCCAGTGATTTCAATGATGTACCCTCAGATGTTGTCAAAAGACTAAAAACAACTATTGAAACAATTGGCGCCGAGTTGCATCTTGTCAAAATCAATACCCCAAGCATGTTTGAAAGCACCAGGACTTCTATGGGTAAAATGGAAGACTTTGTTGATGATTTCGAAATCAATGCAGCTTCTATGGTGGTCTATAATAGCTCCACGGAAGAAGACGGTATTTTGGAATATGCCGAAGATATCGATGCGGATATGATTGCCATGGCCACCCATGGAAGGACTGGATTCCTTCACTTATTGAGTGGAAGTATCGCTGAAGATGTGGTCAATGCCGCCAAAAGACCGGTTTGGACCATGAAATCCAAAAAGTAA
- the argS gene encoding arginine--tRNA ligase, whose protein sequence is MNLEEKIISSLHQAFKDLFDQDIDSKELSLQPTRKEFEGNFTFVVFPYLKITKLNPEASGQKIGEYLQQNCPVVTSFNVVKGFLNLSVSQDSWFEIFGQLYNNPSFGQFPSNGQRVMVEYSSPNTNKPLHLGHLRNNFLGFAVAEILKANGYEVIKANLVNDRGIHICKSMVAYKHFGNGETPESSGLKGDHLAGKYYVIFDKEYKKQINELIEKGQSEEEAKKNAPLILEAQEMLRLWEAGDEEVVKLWKTMNAWVYEGFAETYKKMGVDFDKFYYESETYLLGKNIVEEGLQKGVFYKKENGSVWVDLSEEGLDEKLVLRADGTSVYITQDMGTCDLKYNDFKINKSVYVVGNEQDYHFDVLFKIMRKLGRPYGDGLYHLSYGMVDLPTGKMKSREGTVVDADDLIQEMIETAESHTKELGKIDGFTAEQAAELYEILGMGALKYFLLKVDPKKRMLFNPQESIEFQGNTGPFIQYSHARIASILRKADQIGVDYTSKGFAGIRKLEDSERDLIVILNEFEKKIRQAGEEYAPSVLAQYLFDLAKEYNKFYAELPIFNEKDSSIQSFRIALSALTAKTIRKGMGLLGIKVPDRM, encoded by the coding sequence ATGAATCTAGAAGAAAAAATTATTTCCAGTTTACATCAGGCTTTCAAAGACCTGTTTGATCAAGACATTGACAGCAAAGAACTTTCCCTTCAGCCAACAAGAAAGGAGTTTGAAGGTAATTTCACTTTTGTGGTATTCCCATACCTCAAAATAACCAAACTCAATCCGGAAGCTTCCGGTCAGAAAATAGGAGAATACCTACAACAAAATTGTCCGGTGGTGACTTCCTTCAATGTAGTGAAAGGCTTTCTCAATTTAAGCGTCAGTCAGGATTCCTGGTTTGAAATATTCGGGCAGTTATATAATAATCCTTCATTCGGACAATTTCCTTCAAATGGTCAAAGGGTGATGGTAGAATATTCTTCACCAAACACCAACAAACCTTTGCATTTGGGCCACTTGAGAAACAATTTCCTAGGCTTTGCAGTGGCAGAGATCTTAAAAGCCAACGGATATGAAGTGATAAAAGCCAATCTTGTCAATGACAGAGGAATTCACATTTGCAAGTCCATGGTGGCATATAAACATTTTGGAAATGGTGAAACACCGGAATCCTCAGGCTTGAAAGGTGACCACCTTGCCGGTAAATACTATGTGATTTTTGACAAAGAGTATAAAAAGCAGATCAATGAGCTCATAGAAAAGGGACAGTCCGAAGAAGAAGCAAAAAAGAATGCCCCTCTTATATTGGAAGCCCAGGAAATGCTAAGACTATGGGAGGCTGGAGATGAAGAGGTTGTAAAACTTTGGAAGACGATGAACGCTTGGGTCTATGAAGGTTTTGCGGAAACCTACAAAAAAATGGGGGTTGATTTTGACAAATTTTACTACGAATCAGAAACTTACCTTTTAGGGAAAAATATTGTGGAAGAAGGCCTCCAAAAAGGCGTTTTCTATAAAAAAGAAAATGGTTCAGTTTGGGTAGATCTTTCTGAAGAAGGCTTAGATGAAAAGCTAGTTCTTCGGGCAGATGGTACTTCCGTCTATATAACACAGGACATGGGGACCTGCGACCTGAAATACAATGACTTCAAAATCAATAAGTCTGTATATGTGGTTGGGAATGAACAGGATTATCATTTTGATGTTCTATTCAAAATCATGCGCAAACTTGGAAGACCATACGGTGACGGGCTATATCACCTTTCGTATGGCATGGTAGATCTTCCTACAGGCAAAATGAAATCCAGGGAAGGGACTGTGGTGGATGCCGATGACCTGATTCAGGAAATGATCGAAACTGCCGAAAGTCATACCAAAGAATTAGGGAAAATTGACGGTTTTACAGCTGAACAGGCTGCAGAACTCTATGAGATACTGGGTATGGGAGCCCTGAAATACTTCCTCCTTAAAGTGGATCCCAAGAAGCGAATGCTCTTCAACCCTCAGGAGTCCATAGAGTTCCAAGGAAATACCGGTCCATTTATCCAGTATTCCCATGCCAGAATAGCTTCCATTTTAAGAAAGGCAGACCAAATCGGCGTGGATTACACCTCCAAGGGTTTTGCAGGAATCAGAAAGTTGGAAGATTCAGAAAGGGATCTAATTGTCATCTTAAATGAATTTGAGAAAAAAATCAGACAGGCTGGAGAAGAGTATGCACCTTCGGTACTTGCCCAATACCTGTTTGATCTGGCAAAAGAATACAATAAATTTTACGCAGAATTACCCATCTTCAATGAGAAAGATAGCTCCATTCAGTCCTTCAGGATTGCACTTTCTGCCCTTACGGCAAAAACAATCCGAAAAGGAATGGGTTTATTAGGCATTAAAGTCCCAGACAGAATGTAA
- a CDS encoding APC family permease, with protein MNIKDKIGWKTAAGLVVANMIGTGVFTSLGFQVAESQNTWSIILLWLIGGMMALIGAFVYAELGTHFKKSGGDYIFLSRTINPSVGYLYAWISLTIGFPAPVAIASMAMVQYWQPLIGPELSLGMGVVSIIAMSIFHSFSVHQSGNVQNVLTGIKLLFVFSLIVIGTVWASTLAGPSYVFTSSWKGEILRPGFAVSLIYVFYAYTGWNSAAYIVEEIEQPRKNLPKALISATILVMVVYVLLQLIFLKHASIDQLSGKVQVATLAFGNIFGNQGIFWVSLFIGIQLIATISGYTWVGPRITNAMAKEFKLWRPLAKTNKNGIPVRAVWFNTLISFVLMLSGSFEMVLLYVGFVLQLMGTFTIASSLLVKNAEGFKSPFRPWLQIIYIIFSLWVMIFMFYDRPKESLIGMGIILIGFFLYRLDSKISKINN; from the coding sequence GTGAACATTAAAGATAAAATTGGTTGGAAAACCGCAGCAGGACTTGTTGTTGCCAATATGATTGGTACCGGAGTTTTTACAAGTTTGGGTTTTCAGGTTGCAGAAAGTCAAAATACCTGGAGCATCATCTTGCTTTGGCTCATTGGCGGGATGATGGCACTGATTGGGGCATTTGTATATGCGGAGTTGGGGACACATTTTAAAAAGTCAGGAGGGGATTATATTTTTCTTTCAAGGACCATTAACCCTTCCGTTGGCTACCTTTATGCCTGGATTTCCCTTACAATTGGATTTCCGGCTCCGGTAGCTATAGCTTCCATGGCCATGGTACAATATTGGCAACCCCTGATCGGTCCTGAACTTAGTTTAGGTATGGGAGTGGTTTCCATTATAGCCATGAGTATTTTTCATTCTTTTTCGGTCCATCAATCCGGCAATGTTCAAAATGTACTGACAGGAATCAAGCTTTTATTTGTTTTTTCATTGATAGTCATTGGTACAGTCTGGGCATCTACTCTTGCCGGACCATCCTATGTTTTTACTTCTTCTTGGAAAGGCGAAATCTTAAGACCTGGCTTTGCGGTTTCCCTTATTTATGTTTTTTATGCTTATACAGGTTGGAATTCTGCAGCTTATATTGTAGAGGAAATTGAACAGCCAAGGAAGAACCTTCCCAAGGCATTGATTTCAGCGACAATTTTGGTGATGGTGGTTTATGTGCTGCTTCAATTGATTTTCTTAAAACATGCCAGTATTGATCAACTTTCAGGAAAGGTGCAAGTGGCCACTTTGGCTTTTGGAAATATTTTTGGAAATCAAGGTATTTTTTGGGTAAGTTTATTTATTGGAATCCAATTAATTGCAACCATTAGTGGCTACACTTGGGTAGGTCCGAGGATAACCAATGCCATGGCGAAGGAATTTAAATTATGGAGACCTTTGGCCAAAACCAATAAAAACGGTATTCCGGTCAGAGCAGTATGGTTCAATACCCTCATCAGTTTTGTGCTGATGTTGTCTGGCTCTTTTGAAATGGTCCTTTTGTATGTAGGCTTTGTTTTACAGTTGATGGGAACATTCACCATTGCTTCTTCTTTATTGGTCAAAAATGCAGAAGGATTCAAAAGTCCATTTAGGCCTTGGTTACAGATCATCTACATCATTTTCAGTCTCTGGGTGATGATCTTTATGTTTTATGACAGACCAAAAGAAAGTCTCATAGGAATGGGTATAATTTTGATAGGTTTTTTCCTGTACAGGTTGGACAGTAAGATTTCTAAAATTAACAATTAG
- a CDS encoding 1,4-dihydroxy-2-naphthoate polyprenyltransferase, whose amino-acid sequence MQVTLQNKKQAWLHALRLRTLPLALSSILMGSFLAAYHQAFKWEVLVLAALTTIFLQVLSNLSNDYGDSIHGADSSEREGPVRAVQSGIIQLDEMKKAIILLSIFSLISGLLLLYISLQDIKLFLLFLVFGLAAIWAAITYTAGSNPYGYVGLGDISVFVFFGLLGVAGSYYLHHLELSTDILWPAISLGCFSTAVLNINNIRDIESDKKAGKRSIPVRIGRKKAVNYNWLLLIIGNLSLIAFAWANQAWGSLLALLVLPLMIKVGKAVQTRTVAKELDPYLKKMAISTLLWVILFGSGLIFFS is encoded by the coding sequence GTGCAGGTAACCCTTCAAAATAAAAAGCAGGCATGGCTTCATGCCCTTCGTCTTAGAACATTGCCCCTGGCCCTATCCAGTATTTTAATGGGTTCATTTCTTGCAGCTTACCATCAGGCCTTCAAATGGGAAGTGCTTGTTTTGGCAGCGCTTACCACCATATTTCTTCAAGTGCTCTCCAATCTCTCCAACGATTATGGGGACAGTATACATGGGGCGGACAGTTCTGAAAGGGAGGGTCCTGTACGTGCGGTTCAGTCCGGAATTATTCAGCTCGATGAAATGAAGAAAGCAATCATTTTATTAAGTATTTTCTCTTTGATTTCGGGTCTTTTACTATTGTATATTTCTTTACAGGACATCAAACTCTTTTTGCTGTTTTTGGTTTTTGGCTTAGCAGCCATCTGGGCGGCGATCACTTATACTGCAGGAAGTAATCCCTATGGATATGTTGGCTTGGGAGATATCTCTGTTTTTGTGTTTTTCGGTTTGCTGGGAGTAGCAGGAAGTTATTACCTCCACCATCTTGAATTAAGTACGGACATTCTCTGGCCGGCAATTTCTTTGGGTTGTTTCAGTACAGCAGTCCTCAACATCAACAACATCCGTGACATAGAATCGGATAAAAAAGCAGGGAAGCGGTCCATTCCAGTAAGAATAGGAAGAAAGAAAGCCGTTAATTATAATTGGTTGCTCCTAATAATCGGTAACCTTTCCCTCATTGCTTTTGCCTGGGCTAATCAGGCATGGGGAAGTTTGTTGGCCTTATTGGTATTACCCTTGATGATAAAAGTCGGGAAAGCCGTACAAACAAGAACCGTTGCCAAAGAACTTGACCCTTATCTTAAAAAAATGGCTATCTCCACCCTACTTTGGGTTATTCTTTTTGGCTCCGGGCTAATATTTTTTTCATAA
- a CDS encoding arginase yields the protein MRDIKLVEVRSEIAAGTRGASLGIDALKIASLDKTSDFFTQFDPINVPDANSFLWKGNRHPHAKYIDGVYQVLENVYSTIESLRLEKKFPIVLAGDHSTAAGTIMGIKAANPEKRLGVIWIDAHADLHTPYTTPSGNMHGMPLAMCIQTDNIECQVNEPLEETILFWEKIKKIGGDFPKIKPEDIVFISVRDTEEPEDFLIKKYGIKNFTTEEVRALGVETVAKEALLILKDCDQIYISFDVDSLDSSISMGTGTPVPNGLSVEEALKLNAELIKDKRVCCWEIVEVNPTLDTENIMAENAFDILEATTKSLVENF from the coding sequence ATGCGAGATATCAAATTGGTTGAAGTACGTTCAGAAATTGCCGCCGGCACCAGAGGTGCCAGTTTAGGGATTGATGCCCTGAAAATCGCCAGCCTGGATAAAACTTCAGATTTTTTCACGCAGTTTGACCCGATCAATGTACCCGATGCCAATAGCTTTCTTTGGAAAGGTAACCGACATCCCCATGCCAAATACATTGATGGTGTATACCAGGTGTTAGAAAATGTGTACAGTACAATCGAGTCACTGAGATTGGAAAAGAAATTCCCCATCGTTTTAGCGGGAGATCACTCCACTGCGGCAGGTACCATTATGGGAATTAAAGCTGCTAATCCCGAAAAAAGGCTGGGAGTAATCTGGATTGACGCACATGCCGATCTTCATACCCCTTATACTACTCCTTCCGGTAATATGCACGGTATGCCTTTGGCTATGTGCATCCAGACAGACAACATCGAATGCCAGGTCAACGAACCACTGGAGGAAACCATCCTTTTTTGGGAAAAGATCAAAAAAATAGGCGGAGATTTCCCAAAAATCAAACCAGAAGATATCGTGTTTATTTCTGTGAGGGATACTGAGGAACCAGAGGATTTCCTTATCAAAAAATATGGCATTAAAAACTTTACTACTGAGGAGGTAAGGGCTTTAGGAGTAGAAACCGTAGCTAAAGAGGCTTTGCTAATCCTAAAAGATTGTGATCAAATTTATATTTCTTTTGATGTGGACAGTTTGGATTCTTCTATTTCTATGGGTACCGGAACCCCTGTGCCCAATGGACTAAGTGTTGAAGAAGCTTTGAAATTAAATGCCGAGCTGATCAAGGACAAAAGAGTCTGTTGTTGGGAAATTGTCGAGGTAAACCCTACTTTGGATACCGAAAATATCATGGCGGAGAATGCCTTTGACATACTTGAAGCGACTACCAAGTCCTTGGTTGAAAATTTCTAA